In the Sarcophilus harrisii chromosome 3, mSarHar1.11, whole genome shotgun sequence genome, one interval contains:
- the LOC100918721 gene encoding LOW QUALITY PROTEIN: zinc finger protein 345 (The sequence of the model RefSeq protein was modified relative to this genomic sequence to represent the inferred CDS: deleted 2 bases in 1 codon) produces MEAWAPVLEERVTRGRLQRCGEWRREEKVAATSRLWAAQAKESITFKDVSMDFTREEWGQLNPAQKNLYRDVMLENYRNLVSLGLQVFKPDVIARLERAEAPWTLENKVLRHSCSDWEMKPEAKEAFSKQGMYVKESLPEKLKSNESWDCTLGQVWNYDGRFKKPRGSQEKASREVTVLPKKIPSEVRSQAGNLGRSFGQMSLLVAQQNMATKKSLHQCDTEGNGFKQYSELIKYNRLSPGLKPYKYEYIKASNSNSHFIQYNRIPPVERISGFDEFGKTFQQKKHLIQPQINHAGHKVYKCGECGKFFRQSMHLIQHQRIHTGEKPYNCNECGKAFRQKIHLIRHKTLHSEEKPFKCSHCGKCFSDSSSLNVHQRIHTAEKPYHCNECGKAFSLSQYLIQHQQIHTTEKRYKCSECGKAFSLSQYLIRHQKIHTGEKPYECTECGQTFTQQGSLTQHQRSHAGEKPYKCSECGKAFGRSLYLTRHQRIHTGEKPHICGECGKSFNDTAVLALHQRIHTGEKPCKCNVCGKAFRHTNQVTQHQRIHTGEKPYKCNECGKAFTHCAGLTHHQRIHTGEKPYKCDDCGKAFKQKVYLTQHQRTHTGEKPYKCDECGKAFRQCSALISHKRTHTGEKPYTCRECGKAFSHSCSLTLHQRIHTGEKPYKCTECGKAFSQNIFLTRHQRTHTGEKPFKCSECGKVFSQSMSLTRHQKTHTGEKPYKCDECGKGFIQKIQCIQSENPYRRETLKIELMKKASSQCRRIIIQHQEFTSQYKKVINVTSVRRPLGVVCSSSQLSKSKLTMFKALVSFVTYGSMLRYLLSTHFVSCTRNTNTKNKAIPAFQKLT; encoded by the exons GGCTGCAGGTTTTTAAGCCGGACGTGATCGCCAGGTTGGAGCGAGCAGAAGCACCATGGACACTGGAGAACAAGGTTCTCAGACACTCCTGTTCAG attGGGAAATGAAGCCTGAGGCTAAGGAGGCCTTTTCAAAACAGGGCATGTATGTGAAAGAGTCTTTACCAGAGAAACTCAAGAGCAATGAATCCTGGGATTGTACATTGGGACAAGTGTGGAACTATGATGGGAGGTTCAAGAAACCACGAGGTAGCCAAGAGAAAGCATCAAGGGAAGTAACAGTCCTGCCCAAGAAAATACCCAGTGAGGTGAGAAGCCAGGCAGGTAATTTGGGGAGGAGTTTTGGACAGATGTCACTTCTCGTTGCACAACAGAACATGGCTACAAAAAAGAGTCTCCATCAGTGtgatacagaaggaaatggctttAAACAGTATTCAGAACTAATTAAATATAATAGACTTTCCCCAGGGCTTAAAccttataaatatgaatacattaAAGCTTCCAATTCCAATTCACACTTTATCCAATATAATCGAATACCTCCCGTAGAGAGAATCTCTGGTTTTGACGAGTTTGGCAAAACTTTCCAACAAAAGAAGCACCTTATCCAACCTCAGATAAATCATGCTGGACACAAAGTCTATAAATGTGGCGAATGTGGAAAGTTCTTCAGACAGAGCATGCACCTGATtcagcatcagagaattcacactggagagaaaccctataacTGCAACGAGTGTGGGAAGGCCTTCAGGCAGAAAATTCACCTGATTCGACACAAAACACTCCATAGTGAAGAGAAGCCCTTCAAGTGCAGTCATTGTGGTAAATGCTTCAGTGACAGTTCGTCCCTCAACGTGCACCAGAGGATTCACACGGCAGAGAAGCCCTACCACTGCAACGAGTGCGGCAAGGCCTTCAGCCTGAGCCAGTACCTCATCCAGCACCAGCAGATCCACACCACGGAGAAGCGCTACAAATGCAGCGAGTGTGGCAAGGCCTTCAGCCTGAGCCAGTACCTCATCCGGCACCAGAAGATCCACACGGGAGAAAAGCCCTACGAATGCACCGAGTGCGGGCAGACCTTCACACAGCAGGGCAGCCTGACCCAGCACCAGAGGAGCCACGCTGGGGAGAAGCCCTACAAGTGCAGCGAGTGCGGCAAGGCCTTCGGCCGCAGCCTGTACCTCACTCGGCACCAGAGGATCCACACGGGCGAGAAGCCCCACATATGTGGCGAGTGCGGGAAGTCCTTCAACGACACCGCGGTCCTGGCTTTGCACCAGAGGATTCACACCGGAGAGAAGCCCTGCAAGTGCAACGTTTGCGGCAAGGCCTTCCGCCACACCAACCAGGTCACCCAGCACCAGAGGATCCACACCGGGGAGAAGCCTTACAAGTGCAACGAGTGTGGGAAAGCGTTCACCCACTGTGCTGGCCTCACTCACCACCAGAGGATCCACACCGGCGAAAAACCCTACAAGTGCGACGACTGCGGCAAGGCCTTCAAACAGAAAGTTTACCTCACCCAGCATCAGAGAACCCACACCGGGGAAAAGCCCTACAAGTGTGAcgaatgtgggaaggccttccgCCAGTGCTCAGCCCTGATTTCTCATAAAAGGactcacactggagagaaaccctacaCATGTAGAGAATGTGGAAAGGCCTTCAGTCACAGCTGCAGCCTCACTCTGCATCAGaggattcacactggagagaaaccctacaAATGTACCGAATGTGGCAAAGCCTTTAGCCAGAATATATTCCTTACTAGACATCAGAGAACTCACACTGGGGAAAAACCCTTTAAGTGTAGTGAATGTGGGAAAGTATTTAGCCAGAGTATGTCTCTTACCCGCCATCAGAAAACACACACTGGGGAGAAACCCTACAaatgtgatgaatgtggaaaaggcTTCATCCAGAAGATACAGTGTATTCAG TCAGAAAATCCATACCGGAGAGAAACCCTAAAAATAGAGCTCATGAAAAAGGCTTCCAGTCAGTGCAGACGCATAATCATTCAACATCAAGAATTCACATCGCaatataaaaaagttatcaaTGTAACGAGTGTTAGAAGGCCTTTAGGTGTAGTTTGTTCCTCATCACAGctttcaaaatcaaaattaacAATGTTCAAAGCTTTAGTCAGTTTTGTCACTTATGGATCAAtgctcagatatttattaagcacccattttGTTTCAtgcactagaaatacaaatacaaaaaataaagccATCCCTGCTTTCCAGAAGCTTACGTGA